Proteins found in one Vulpes vulpes isolate BD-2025 chromosome 13, VulVul3, whole genome shotgun sequence genomic segment:
- the SLA gene encoding src-like-adapter isoform X2, translating into MGNSMRSTPAPPERPVPSPDGLDSDFLAVLSDYPSPDISPPIFRRGEKLRVISDEGGWWKAISLSTGRESYIPGMCVARVYHGWLFEGLGRDKAEELLQLPDTKMGSFMIRESETKKGFYSLSVRHRQVKHYRIFRLPNNWYYISPRLTFQCLEDLVNHYSEVADGLCCVLTTPCLTQSTAAPALRAPDSPVTLRQKTFDWKRVPRLQEDPEGAGNPLGVDESLFSYGLRESIASYLSLTSDDNTSFDRKKKSMSLIYSGSKRKSSFFSSPPYFED; encoded by the exons ATGGGAAACAGTATGCGATCCACCCCAGCACCTCCCGAGAGGCCTGTGCCCAGCCCAGATG GACTGGACAGCGACTTCTTGGCTGTACTGAGTGATTACCCATCTCCTGACATCAGCCCGCCCATATTCCGCCGGGGGGAGAAACTGCGAGTGATTTCTGA TGAAGGGGGCTGGTGGAAAGCCATTTCCCTTAGCACTGGTCGGGAGAGCTACATCCCTGGGATGTGTGTGGCCAGAGTTTACCACGG CTGGCTGTTCGAAGGGCTAGGCAGAGACAAGGCGGAGGAGCTGCTACAGTTGCCAGACACGAAGATGGGGTCTTTCATGATCCGAGAAAGTGAGACAAAGAAAG GATTTTACTCCCTCTCCGTGAGACACAGGCAGGTGAAGCACTACCGCATCTTCCGCCTGCCTAACAACTGGTATTACATCTCCCCGAGGCTCACCTTCCAGTGCCTGGAGGACCTGGTGAATCACTATTCCG AGGTGGCCGATGGCCTCTGCTGTGTGCTGACCACACCCTGCCTCACTCAGAGCACAGCTGCCCCGGCGTTGAGGGCCCCTGACTCACCCGTCACCTTGCGCCAGAAGACCTTCGACTGGAAGAGAGTGCCCAG ACTGCAAGAGGACCCTGAGGGAGCTGGGAACCCACTTGGCGTGGATGAGTCCCTTTTCAGCTATGGCCTTCGGGAAAGCATCGCTTCCTACCTGTCCCTGACCAGCGATGACAACACCTCCTTTGATCGAAAGAAGAAAAGCATGTCCTTGATATACAGCGGGAGCAAGAGGAAGAGCTCCTTCTTCTCATCACCACCATATTTTGAGGACTAG
- the SLA gene encoding src-like-adapter isoform X1 — translation MYSKLGHSSPRGFGAWLTCCVCPLYHRLRASSTARGERAMGNSMRSTPAPPERPVPSPDGLDSDFLAVLSDYPSPDISPPIFRRGEKLRVISDEGGWWKAISLSTGRESYIPGMCVARVYHGWLFEGLGRDKAEELLQLPDTKMGSFMIRESETKKGFYSLSVRHRQVKHYRIFRLPNNWYYISPRLTFQCLEDLVNHYSEVADGLCCVLTTPCLTQSTAAPALRAPDSPVTLRQKTFDWKRVPRLQEDPEGAGNPLGVDESLFSYGLRESIASYLSLTSDDNTSFDRKKKSMSLIYSGSKRKSSFFSSPPYFED, via the exons ATGTACTCTAAACTGGGTCATTCCTCACCCAGGGGGTTCGGCGCGTGGCTGACTTGCTGTGTGTGTCCCCTGTACCATAGGCTTCGAGCATCTTCGACAGCCCGGGGAGAGAGAGCGATGGGAAACAGTATGCGATCCACCCCAGCACCTCCCGAGAGGCCTGTGCCCAGCCCAGATG GACTGGACAGCGACTTCTTGGCTGTACTGAGTGATTACCCATCTCCTGACATCAGCCCGCCCATATTCCGCCGGGGGGAGAAACTGCGAGTGATTTCTGA TGAAGGGGGCTGGTGGAAAGCCATTTCCCTTAGCACTGGTCGGGAGAGCTACATCCCTGGGATGTGTGTGGCCAGAGTTTACCACGG CTGGCTGTTCGAAGGGCTAGGCAGAGACAAGGCGGAGGAGCTGCTACAGTTGCCAGACACGAAGATGGGGTCTTTCATGATCCGAGAAAGTGAGACAAAGAAAG GATTTTACTCCCTCTCCGTGAGACACAGGCAGGTGAAGCACTACCGCATCTTCCGCCTGCCTAACAACTGGTATTACATCTCCCCGAGGCTCACCTTCCAGTGCCTGGAGGACCTGGTGAATCACTATTCCG AGGTGGCCGATGGCCTCTGCTGTGTGCTGACCACACCCTGCCTCACTCAGAGCACAGCTGCCCCGGCGTTGAGGGCCCCTGACTCACCCGTCACCTTGCGCCAGAAGACCTTCGACTGGAAGAGAGTGCCCAG ACTGCAAGAGGACCCTGAGGGAGCTGGGAACCCACTTGGCGTGGATGAGTCCCTTTTCAGCTATGGCCTTCGGGAAAGCATCGCTTCCTACCTGTCCCTGACCAGCGATGACAACACCTCCTTTGATCGAAAGAAGAAAAGCATGTCCTTGATATACAGCGGGAGCAAGAGGAAGAGCTCCTTCTTCTCATCACCACCATATTTTGAGGACTAG